Proteins co-encoded in one Kribbella qitaiheensis genomic window:
- a CDS encoding polysaccharide deacetylase family protein — MSRRVARRARQVPLRTHWVMLTVLLACLSGALLLHGYTHHLYGTTPDGEAVAKGPHNAVPAAVARGGPVIDAGTGDVRSVRPKARTIAITFDDGPDPTWTPEVLDLLRAQHVKATFFVVGAEVAAHPELARRIVAEGHQIGVHTFTHANLSTVPGWRSSLELRQSQLILAGATGVSTPLLRPPYSSEPDALTNADWSSIKHARDAGYLTVLTTQDSEDWRRPRHGPRDRELDTARHRRAGAADA; from the coding sequence GTGAGCCGCCGAGTCGCCCGGCGGGCCCGTCAGGTCCCGCTGCGGACCCACTGGGTGATGCTCACCGTCCTCCTCGCCTGTCTGTCAGGCGCGCTGCTGTTGCACGGTTACACCCATCACTTGTACGGCACCACACCGGACGGCGAGGCGGTCGCCAAGGGTCCGCACAACGCAGTACCGGCAGCCGTCGCCAGAGGTGGCCCGGTGATCGATGCCGGCACCGGGGACGTCCGCTCGGTACGGCCGAAGGCCAGAACGATCGCGATCACGTTCGACGACGGGCCGGATCCCACCTGGACCCCGGAAGTGCTCGACCTGCTCCGCGCCCAGCACGTCAAGGCGACCTTCTTCGTGGTCGGCGCCGAGGTCGCCGCACACCCGGAGCTCGCTCGCCGAATCGTTGCTGAGGGCCACCAAATCGGTGTTCACACCTTCACCCACGCGAATCTGAGCACCGTGCCGGGCTGGCGGAGCTCCCTCGAGCTCCGGCAGAGCCAGCTGATTCTGGCCGGCGCCACCGGGGTCAGTACGCCACTGCTGCGACCGCCGTACTCGTCCGAACCCGACGCGCTGACCAATGCGGACTGGTCGTCGATCAAGCACGCCAGGGACGCGGGCTACCTGACCGTCCTGACCACGCAGGACAGCGAGGACTGGCGCCGGCCCCGGCACGGCCCGCGTGATCGCGAACTCGACACCGCGCGGCACCGCCGGGCAGGTGCTGCTGATGCATGA
- a CDS encoding DUF1906 domain-containing protein — MRLWKFVLPVVVLATGVTPAQGVSDQTVSYRGYQVTVPAGWPVVDLAKDPTACVRYDRPAVYLGTSKSQADCPAHLAGRSEGIVLEPLTKPARSTDGEIQVASQDAGVLATAYYAPGGEQSARKVLGTARVTSKSFRTAVAPKAVAAPSVVATGAITGAAFDACTAPSQTTMNAWAGSAYKAAGIYISGGLRACAQPNLTPDWVAANSANWQFLLIDVGMQAPCTTFSSKMSADPATARSQGRTAAANAITAAEALGFTQRSAIYSDIEAYPSTAACKASVLSYLSGWTIELNSRGYLGGAYVGAASGGIDLNAAYNDTAYTRPDNLWFARWNNLQVITDDKYISNNYWTNSQRVHQYAGNQSETINGVTMSIDKNWVKLTPPPAALTSFTGTGAYLSASLRWPTPAGSQVVVRRNVGTTPPALPTVGTAVYAGTASSVTATGLGNATSQAFRAWVKDSTGKFGPPIDLRLTGTGSTVAASSSSIAYGASATLYSRVTRVDTKAGLPGVQMSLYARAKNGTTFVEVAKATSDANGSVSAVVKPTVSTVYVWGYNGSSTMLGSRSGNYTVEVRPTITANIGSPSIKLGAATAFYGYLRPQHPGTTVYLQRLTGTSWPTVATTKLNTTGNYAFSVKPTARGTFSYRAVWLADADHATTVSVTKVLTVG; from the coding sequence GTGAGGTTGTGGAAATTCGTTCTGCCCGTTGTGGTTCTTGCGACCGGGGTGACTCCTGCTCAAGGGGTCAGCGACCAGACGGTGTCGTACCGCGGATACCAGGTGACCGTGCCTGCCGGCTGGCCCGTGGTCGACCTGGCGAAAGACCCGACCGCGTGCGTCCGGTACGACCGCCCGGCTGTGTATCTGGGCACCAGCAAGTCGCAAGCCGACTGCCCGGCGCACCTGGCCGGTCGCAGTGAAGGAATCGTTCTCGAGCCGCTGACCAAGCCCGCGCGCTCCACTGATGGTGAGATCCAGGTCGCCTCGCAGGACGCCGGCGTACTGGCGACCGCGTACTACGCGCCTGGCGGCGAGCAGTCGGCTCGCAAGGTCCTCGGCACTGCCCGTGTGACCTCGAAGTCGTTCCGTACCGCGGTGGCTCCCAAGGCAGTCGCCGCGCCTTCCGTAGTCGCCACCGGCGCGATCACCGGCGCCGCCTTCGACGCCTGCACAGCCCCTAGCCAGACCACCATGAACGCGTGGGCCGGATCGGCCTACAAGGCGGCCGGCATCTACATCAGCGGCGGACTGCGCGCCTGCGCGCAGCCGAACCTCACCCCGGACTGGGTGGCCGCGAACTCCGCCAACTGGCAGTTCCTCCTGATCGACGTCGGTATGCAGGCGCCCTGCACCACCTTCTCGAGCAAGATGTCCGCAGACCCGGCCACTGCCCGCAGCCAGGGACGCACCGCAGCTGCCAATGCCATCACCGCGGCCGAGGCCCTCGGCTTTACCCAGCGCAGCGCGATCTACAGCGACATCGAGGCGTACCCCTCGACCGCCGCGTGCAAGGCGTCCGTACTGTCCTACCTGAGCGGCTGGACCATCGAGCTGAACAGCCGCGGCTACCTCGGTGGCGCGTACGTCGGTGCTGCCTCTGGCGGCATCGATCTGAACGCCGCGTACAACGACACGGCCTACACCCGGCCGGACAACCTCTGGTTCGCCCGCTGGAACAACCTGCAAGTGATCACCGACGACAAGTACATCTCCAACAATTACTGGACGAACAGCCAGCGCGTGCATCAGTACGCCGGTAACCAGTCAGAGACGATCAACGGCGTCACCATGAGCATCGACAAGAACTGGGTCAAGCTCACACCGCCGCCCGCGGCACTCACCAGCTTCACCGGCACCGGCGCGTACCTGTCCGCAAGCCTCCGCTGGCCAACACCGGCCGGCAGCCAGGTCGTAGTACGCCGCAATGTCGGCACGACCCCGCCCGCACTCCCGACTGTCGGAACTGCGGTCTACGCGGGAACAGCCAGCAGTGTGACAGCAACCGGACTCGGCAACGCGACCAGCCAAGCCTTCCGCGCCTGGGTGAAGGACAGCACCGGCAAGTTCGGCCCGCCGATCGACCTGCGTCTGACCGGTACCGGCTCGACCGTCGCCGCCAGCTCGTCGTCGATCGCGTACGGCGCCTCGGCAACCCTCTACAGCCGGGTGACCCGGGTGGACACCAAGGCCGGGCTCCCCGGCGTACAGATGTCGCTGTATGCGCGGGCCAAGAACGGCACCACCTTCGTCGAGGTCGCCAAGGCCACCTCGGATGCCAATGGCTCGGTCAGCGCAGTGGTCAAGCCGACGGTGTCCACTGTCTACGTGTGGGGCTACAACGGCTCGTCCACGATGCTGGGCTCACGGAGTGGCAACTACACCGTCGAGGTTCGCCCGACGATCACGGCGAACATCGGCTCCCCGTCGATCAAGCTGGGCGCGGCCACCGCGTTCTACGGCTACCTGCGGCCCCAGCACCCGGGCACCACTGTCTACCTGCAGCGGCTGACCGGGACCAGCTGGCCGACCGTGGCCACCACCAAACTGAACACGACCGGTAACTATGCGTTCAGCGTCAAGCCGACCGCTCGCGGCACCTTCAGCTACCGCGCCGTCTGGCTGGCCGACGCCGACCACGCCACCACGGTCAGCGTCACGAAGGTGCTCACAGTCGGCTGA
- a CDS encoding glycosyltransferase, producing MSISVAIAVITFRRPDLLKDLLDSLMSQELPEDSGFAVRIVVVDNDAEGSAGEVIAAAAADAKYPIETAIEPEPGIPFAREKSVQLAWDDDALIFVDDDEVAPPGWLATLLGAWEKTRADVVTGPVQGILPPDAPAWNRYSDVHSSMGKHATGDLLNKAYTNNTLVAQRVYHSVTPAFHPAFRYTGSSDLHFFLRVNQAGYRIVWCEEARIQEDVPASRTTLRWLFRRAFRSGSGDTISRLLIQPGAVSYLRVLAYALARIASAFVYGLGGLVTFRKTYLLKAVRRFFSGVGSLAGIVGINHDEYRERHRADGGDAVSGDLAGGAGAGAAELADPEGAPVADHPDARLP from the coding sequence ATGAGCATCAGCGTCGCGATCGCCGTCATCACCTTCCGGCGACCTGACCTGCTGAAGGACCTGCTGGACAGCCTGATGAGTCAGGAACTGCCCGAGGACAGCGGCTTCGCCGTACGGATCGTCGTGGTCGACAACGACGCCGAGGGTTCGGCGGGCGAGGTGATCGCCGCGGCTGCCGCCGACGCGAAGTACCCGATCGAGACGGCGATCGAGCCGGAGCCGGGGATCCCGTTCGCCCGGGAGAAGTCGGTCCAGCTGGCCTGGGACGACGACGCGCTGATCTTCGTCGACGACGACGAGGTCGCCCCGCCCGGCTGGCTGGCGACCTTGCTCGGCGCGTGGGAGAAGACCCGCGCCGACGTGGTGACCGGCCCGGTGCAGGGGATCCTGCCCCCCGACGCCCCGGCCTGGAACCGCTACAGCGACGTGCACTCCTCGATGGGCAAGCACGCGACCGGCGACCTGCTGAACAAGGCATACACGAACAACACCCTCGTCGCCCAGCGCGTCTACCACTCGGTGACGCCGGCCTTCCACCCCGCCTTCCGCTACACCGGCTCGAGCGACCTGCACTTCTTCCTGCGGGTCAACCAAGCGGGCTACCGGATCGTCTGGTGCGAGGAGGCCCGCATCCAAGAGGACGTGCCGGCTTCGCGGACGACGCTGCGCTGGCTGTTCCGGCGCGCGTTCCGCTCCGGCAGCGGTGACACGATCAGCCGGCTGCTGATCCAGCCAGGCGCGGTCAGCTACCTGCGGGTGCTGGCCTATGCTCTGGCGCGGATCGCCTCGGCCTTCGTCTACGGCCTCGGCGGTCTGGTGACCTTCCGGAAGACCTATCTGCTGAAGGCGGTCCGCCGGTTCTTCTCGGGCGTCGGCAGCCTCGCGGGCATAGTAGGGATCAACCATGACGAGTACCGGGAACGGCACCGAGCAGACGGTGGCGACGCTGTGTCAGGCGATCTGGCAGGTGGAGCGGGAGCTGGAGCTGCTGAGCTGGCGGATCCAGAAGGCGCACCCGTGGCCGATCATCCGGATGCGCGTCTTCCATGA
- a CDS encoding GAF and ANTAR domain-containing protein has protein sequence MIDSEAVRLDEPVKALHLEVAEAMSEVAASLQAPMDLDSTLELITRSAADTIPGIVEASISITTRDGEIQTLAPTGPLVSRADALQYELGEGPCLDAALEEPVVVVEDLATDNRWPDFGPKAAALGFGSQVAFQFEAAQPNARGALNLYAGEPGAIDQDSIQLGSMFAAQIAVALGWARQDRTMTEALATRNVIGQAVGILMERYKLDSERAFAFLVRLSQTSNTKLRQIADAVVAQVNENAEH, from the coding sequence ATGATTGATTCCGAGGCCGTGCGGCTCGACGAGCCGGTGAAGGCGCTGCACCTCGAGGTCGCCGAGGCGATGTCCGAAGTGGCCGCCTCGCTGCAGGCACCGATGGACCTGGACAGCACGCTGGAGTTGATCACCCGCAGTGCCGCCGACACCATCCCCGGCATCGTGGAAGCGAGCATCTCGATCACCACCAGGGACGGCGAGATCCAGACGCTGGCGCCGACCGGTCCGCTGGTGAGCCGCGCCGACGCCCTCCAGTACGAACTGGGCGAGGGGCCTTGCCTGGACGCCGCGCTGGAGGAGCCGGTCGTCGTGGTCGAGGATCTCGCCACCGACAATCGCTGGCCGGACTTCGGCCCGAAGGCGGCGGCCCTCGGCTTCGGCTCGCAGGTCGCCTTCCAGTTCGAGGCCGCGCAGCCGAACGCACGCGGTGCGCTCAACCTGTACGCCGGTGAGCCGGGCGCGATCGACCAGGACTCGATCCAGCTCGGCAGCATGTTCGCCGCCCAGATCGCGGTCGCGCTGGGCTGGGCCCGGCAGGACCGGACGATGACCGAGGCGCTCGCCACCCGGAACGTGATCGGCCAGGCCGTCGGGATTCTGATGGAGCGCTACAAACTCGACTCGGAGCGCGCCTTCGCCTTCCTGGTCCGGCTGTCCCAGACCAGCAACACCAAGCTCCGTCAGATCGCCGACGCCGTGGTCGCCCAGGTCAACGAGAACGCCGAGCACTAG
- the aceB gene encoding malate synthase A translates to MAIEIAGPMLARYDEILTGQALELIERLHREFDGRRLELLGKRRERVAAIAAGGSLGFLPETAAVREDRDWRVAPAAPGLVDRRVEITGPTDRKMTVNALNAGAKVWLADQEDANTPLWENVIGGQLNLLDAVTRKIDFSSEAGKRYELRPDDELATIVVRPRGWHLPEKHLLVDGQRTSGSLVDFALYLVACGRLQLDRGQGPYFYLPKMESHLEARLWNDVFVAAQEFLGMPRGTIRATVLIETYPAAFEMEEILYELREHSAGLNAGRWDFMFSVIKTYRTRGTQYQLPDRNSVTMTVPFMRAYTELLVRTCHKRGAHAIGGMAAFIPSKDPAVNEQAFAKVEADKRREAGDGFDGSWVAHPGMVDTCRAVFDEVLGSEPNQLGKLREDVQVSADQLLDIGGAPGEVTEAGLRSNVSVAIQYLAAWLEGTGAVGIFNLMEDAATAEISRSQIWQWRHNKVVLDTGSVVSTDLVTQIADEEIAKLGDDPTRYTAARETFLDVANADDYTDFLTLPAYERFP, encoded by the coding sequence GTGGCGATCGAGATTGCCGGGCCGATGCTTGCGCGGTACGACGAGATCTTGACCGGGCAGGCGCTGGAGCTGATCGAGCGGTTGCACCGGGAGTTCGACGGGCGCCGGCTGGAACTGCTCGGGAAGCGCCGGGAGCGGGTCGCCGCGATCGCCGCCGGTGGATCGCTCGGGTTCCTGCCGGAAACTGCTGCCGTTCGCGAGGACCGTGACTGGCGGGTCGCGCCAGCCGCGCCAGGGCTGGTGGACCGGCGGGTGGAGATCACCGGGCCGACCGATCGGAAGATGACCGTCAACGCGCTCAACGCCGGCGCGAAGGTGTGGCTCGCCGACCAGGAGGACGCGAACACCCCGTTGTGGGAGAACGTGATCGGCGGCCAGCTCAACCTGCTCGACGCCGTCACCCGCAAGATCGACTTCAGCTCCGAGGCCGGCAAGCGGTACGAGCTGCGGCCCGATGACGAGCTGGCCACCATCGTGGTCCGGCCGCGCGGCTGGCACCTGCCGGAGAAGCACCTGCTGGTCGATGGGCAGCGGACGTCGGGGTCGTTGGTGGACTTCGCGCTCTACCTCGTCGCCTGCGGGCGGTTGCAGCTCGATCGCGGTCAGGGACCGTACTTCTACCTGCCCAAGATGGAGTCCCACCTCGAAGCGCGACTCTGGAACGACGTGTTCGTGGCGGCGCAGGAGTTCCTCGGGATGCCGCGCGGGACGATCCGGGCGACCGTGCTGATCGAGACGTACCCGGCCGCGTTCGAGATGGAAGAGATCCTGTACGAGCTTCGCGAGCACTCGGCCGGGTTGAACGCGGGTCGCTGGGACTTCATGTTCAGCGTCATCAAGACCTATCGGACGCGAGGTACGCAGTACCAGCTGCCCGATCGGAACTCGGTGACGATGACGGTGCCGTTCATGCGCGCCTATACCGAGCTGCTGGTGCGTACGTGCCACAAGCGTGGAGCGCACGCGATCGGTGGGATGGCGGCGTTCATCCCGAGCAAGGATCCGGCGGTGAACGAGCAGGCGTTCGCGAAGGTCGAGGCCGACAAGAGGCGGGAAGCGGGCGACGGGTTCGACGGCTCGTGGGTCGCCCATCCCGGCATGGTCGACACCTGTCGTGCGGTCTTCGACGAGGTCCTCGGCTCCGAGCCCAACCAGCTCGGCAAGCTCCGTGAGGACGTGCAGGTCAGCGCTGATCAGCTCTTGGATATCGGCGGCGCTCCCGGCGAGGTGACCGAGGCAGGGCTGCGAAGCAACGTGAGTGTGGCGATCCAGTACCTCGCGGCGTGGCTCGAAGGCACCGGCGCGGTCGGCATCTTCAACCTGATGGAGGATGCCGCGACGGCCGAGATCTCCCGGTCGCAGATCTGGCAGTGGCGCCACAACAAGGTCGTGCTCGACACCGGCTCGGTCGTCAGCACCGACCTGGTCACCCAGATCGCCGACGAGGAGATCGCCAAACTCGGCGACGACCCCACCCGCTACACGGCCGCCCGGGAAACCTTCCTCGACGTGGCCAACGCCGACGACTACACCGACTTCCTGACCCTCCCGGCGTACGAGCGCTTCCCCTGA
- a CDS encoding TetR/AcrR family transcriptional regulator, which produces METVERLIRSTQELLWERGYVGTSPKAIQIAADAGQGSMYHHFSGKAELAKAAIERSGAELRAAAEEQFADGTSTERITGYLRREREVLKGCRMGRLTSDPDVMADPVLRAPVDETFQWIRSRLATIIAEGKENGEYPAGLDATRTAATIAAVLQGGYVLARAANSQEPFDLAIEGLVDLLTGVTS; this is translated from the coding sequence GTGGAGACGGTCGAGCGGTTGATTCGGAGTACGCAGGAACTGCTTTGGGAGCGTGGGTACGTCGGTACGAGTCCGAAGGCGATCCAGATCGCCGCGGATGCCGGGCAGGGCAGCATGTATCACCACTTCAGCGGCAAGGCCGAGCTCGCCAAGGCTGCGATCGAGCGCTCCGGCGCCGAACTCAGAGCCGCCGCCGAGGAGCAGTTCGCCGACGGCACCTCGACCGAGCGGATCACCGGCTATCTGCGCCGCGAACGGGAGGTATTGAAGGGCTGCCGGATGGGCCGGCTCACCTCCGACCCGGATGTGATGGCAGATCCCGTCCTCCGGGCGCCGGTCGACGAGACCTTCCAGTGGATCCGGTCCCGGCTCGCCACGATTATTGCCGAGGGCAAGGAAAACGGCGAGTACCCGGCCGGCCTGGACGCCACGAGGACGGCTGCCACCATTGCCGCCGTACTGCAGGGTGGGTATGTTCTGGCCCGCGCGGCGAACTCGCAGGAGCCGTTCGACCTCGCGATCGAAGGACTCGTCGACCTGCTGACCGGAGTGACTTCATGA
- a CDS encoding S1 family peptidase, with protein MFTRAAAIAGILVLVSAGAAAATMTQEHPLIIGGTLTSTSEAPWAIALTNTTSATATNRWCGGALVRADKIITAAHCMTKPIGTYTAVQGRADLTDRRIGRTSRITGSWIHPGYSRTNNRNDFAILTLAKPMTGVPVIRLETNPKADRKGVVPTVYGWGDTAETGPDDTLQKLAAPDLGDAVCLANKEYVGYGYAASANVCAGYLDGTGDSCQGDSGGPLVLNGRLLATVSWGEGCAEPNYPGVYAEIAPNAKLLQAEISRTTL; from the coding sequence ATGTTCACTCGGGCAGCGGCGATCGCGGGCATACTGGTCCTTGTTTCGGCGGGCGCGGCAGCAGCAACCATGACCCAGGAACATCCGCTGATCATCGGCGGAACGCTGACGAGCACCTCCGAGGCGCCGTGGGCGATCGCGTTGACCAACACCACCTCCGCGACCGCGACCAATCGCTGGTGTGGTGGCGCGCTGGTCCGGGCGGACAAGATCATCACGGCGGCACATTGCATGACCAAACCGATCGGCACCTACACCGCGGTCCAGGGTCGTGCCGACCTGACCGATCGCAGGATCGGCCGAACCTCGAGGATCACCGGCAGCTGGATCCATCCGGGCTACAGCCGGACGAACAACCGGAACGACTTCGCGATCCTCACGCTGGCCAAGCCGATGACCGGCGTACCCGTGATCCGGTTGGAGACCAACCCGAAGGCCGACCGCAAGGGTGTCGTCCCGACGGTCTACGGCTGGGGCGACACCGCTGAGACCGGCCCTGACGACACCTTGCAGAAGCTGGCGGCCCCCGACCTCGGTGATGCCGTCTGCCTGGCGAACAAGGAGTACGTCGGTTACGGGTACGCCGCGAGCGCCAACGTCTGCGCCGGCTACCTGGACGGCACCGGTGACTCGTGCCAAGGCGACTCCGGCGGTCCGCTCGTCCTCAACGGCCGTCTCCTCGCCACCGTCTCCTGGGGCGAGGGCTGCGCCGAGCCCAACTATCCAGGGGTCTACGCCGAGATAGCCCCGAACGCCAAGCTCCTGCAAGCAGAGATCAGCCGAACTACCCTTTGA
- a CDS encoding glycosyltransferase: MHDAGGDRSQTLAALQKLIPALKARGFQFATVSDAVGLPQPVHSAGAVERGRGLAVIGAMRMSDGTLDVITWLLYVAGGLSVLRALTTVIAARRHARERYWSWGDPVTEPITVIVPAYNESAGIEAAVRSLVASDHPIEVIVVDDGSTDGTAELVESLGLPGVRVIRQANAGKPAALNTGLQASSYELVVMVDGDTVFEPDAVRMLVQPFADPSVGAVSGNAKVANRGGLLGRWQHIEYVVGFNLDRRLFDLAECMPTVPGAVGGFRRSALDRIGGLSDVTLAEDTDLTMALCRDGWRVVYEERARAWTEAPASLGALWRQRYRWCYGTLQAMWKHRGALVQGGQAGKLGRRGLTYLLLFQVLLPLLAPVVDVFAIYGLVFLDPVRVGLVWAGFLALQFGMGVYAFWLDREKWGPLWSLPLQQLVYRQLMYLVVIQSVFTALAGSRLRWQRMERYGSLGVPPRSAGATP, encoded by the coding sequence ATGCATGATGCCGGCGGCGACCGGAGCCAGACCTTGGCGGCGTTGCAGAAACTGATCCCGGCTCTGAAGGCTCGCGGATTCCAGTTCGCCACGGTCAGCGATGCCGTCGGCCTGCCCCAGCCGGTGCATTCGGCAGGCGCCGTCGAGCGCGGCCGTGGGCTGGCCGTGATCGGGGCGATGCGGATGAGTGACGGCACACTCGACGTGATCACCTGGCTGCTGTACGTCGCCGGCGGGCTGAGCGTTCTCCGGGCGCTGACCACGGTGATCGCAGCCCGGCGGCATGCGCGCGAGAGGTACTGGTCGTGGGGCGATCCGGTGACTGAGCCGATCACCGTCATCGTGCCCGCCTACAACGAGAGCGCGGGGATCGAGGCGGCGGTCCGTTCGCTGGTCGCCTCGGATCACCCGATCGAGGTGATCGTCGTCGACGACGGATCGACGGACGGCACCGCGGAGCTGGTGGAGTCGCTGGGGCTGCCCGGCGTACGGGTGATCCGGCAGGCGAACGCGGGCAAGCCGGCCGCCCTGAACACCGGCCTGCAGGCGTCGTCGTACGAACTCGTGGTGATGGTGGACGGCGACACCGTGTTCGAGCCGGACGCGGTCCGGATGCTGGTACAACCGTTCGCCGATCCTTCGGTAGGAGCAGTGTCCGGCAACGCGAAGGTCGCCAACCGCGGTGGCCTGCTGGGCCGGTGGCAGCACATCGAGTACGTCGTCGGGTTCAATCTCGACCGGCGGCTGTTCGACCTGGCCGAGTGCATGCCAACCGTCCCCGGCGCCGTCGGCGGTTTCCGGCGGAGCGCGCTCGATCGCATCGGTGGACTGAGCGACGTCACCCTGGCCGAGGACACCGACCTGACGATGGCCCTGTGCCGGGATGGCTGGCGGGTCGTCTACGAGGAGCGCGCGCGAGCCTGGACCGAGGCACCTGCTTCGCTCGGCGCACTGTGGCGGCAGCGGTACCGCTGGTGCTACGGCACGCTGCAGGCGATGTGGAAGCACCGTGGCGCGCTGGTCCAAGGCGGCCAGGCCGGCAAGCTCGGCCGCCGGGGCCTGACCTACCTGCTGCTCTTCCAGGTTCTCCTGCCGTTGCTGGCCCCGGTGGTGGACGTGTTCGCCATCTACGGACTCGTCTTCCTGGACCCGGTCCGGGTCGGCCTGGTGTGGGCCGGGTTCCTGGCTCTGCAGTTCGGGATGGGTGTCTACGCGTTCTGGCTGGACAGAGAGAAGTGGGGACCGTTGTGGAGCCTGCCGCTGCAGCAGCTCGTCTACCGGCAGCTGATGTATCTCGTGGTCATTCAGTCGGTCTTCACCGCACTGGCAGGCTCGCGGCTCCGGTGGCAACGGATGGAGCGCTACGGCAGCCTCGGCGTTCCACCGAGGTCTGCCGGCGCTACTCCTTGA
- a CDS encoding LLM class F420-dependent oxidoreductase, protein MKIGAILPQLEIGADPAVLRQWAGTIEAAGYNHILAYDHVLGASPEHRPGWTGYTDKSLFHEVFVLFGYLAAITSSVELVTGVLVLPQRQTALVAKQAAQVDLLSGGRLRLGVGIGWNEVEYQAQGVPFEKRGARLTEQVDLLRKLWAEPVISYDGEFHQVEEAGLNPLPGRRIPIWFGGGAEAVLRRTGEIGDGWLPQLAPDDEARAKLERVREYAVAAGRDPAAIGFEARISLGSVPEKDWAAYAEGWRELGATHLGVNTMGMGLAKPEDHATVLRDVLPALQAD, encoded by the coding sequence ATGAAGATCGGTGCGATCCTTCCGCAGCTCGAGATCGGCGCGGACCCGGCGGTACTCCGGCAGTGGGCGGGGACGATCGAGGCCGCGGGGTACAACCACATCCTCGCCTATGACCACGTGCTGGGCGCGAGCCCCGAGCACCGGCCGGGCTGGACCGGGTACACCGACAAGTCCTTGTTCCACGAGGTTTTCGTCCTCTTCGGCTACCTGGCCGCGATCACGTCCAGCGTCGAGCTGGTGACCGGCGTGCTGGTGTTGCCGCAACGCCAGACCGCGCTGGTCGCGAAGCAGGCGGCCCAGGTGGACCTGCTCAGCGGCGGGCGACTGCGCCTCGGCGTCGGCATCGGCTGGAACGAGGTCGAGTACCAGGCTCAGGGCGTGCCGTTCGAGAAACGCGGCGCGCGGCTGACCGAGCAGGTCGACCTGCTGCGCAAGCTGTGGGCGGAGCCGGTGATCTCGTACGACGGTGAGTTCCACCAGGTCGAGGAAGCCGGGCTCAACCCCCTGCCAGGGCGGAGGATCCCGATCTGGTTCGGTGGCGGCGCCGAGGCGGTACTGCGCCGTACGGGCGAGATCGGCGACGGCTGGCTACCGCAGCTCGCGCCCGACGACGAGGCTCGCGCCAAACTGGAACGCGTCCGCGAGTACGCCGTCGCAGCGGGCCGCGACCCGGCCGCGATCGGATTCGAGGCCCGCATCTCGCTGGGCAGCGTCCCGGAGAAAGACTGGGCGGCGTACGCCGAAGGCTGGCGCGAGCTCGGCGCCACCCACCTCGGCGTCAACACGATGGGCATGGGCCTCGCCAAGCCCGAGGACCACGCCACCGTACTACGTGACGTGCTGCCCGCCCTCCAAGCCGACTAG